Genomic window (Blastocatellia bacterium):
GCAGATTGTTCAGACCGGCCATGCGCGCTTGTGAAGACCGGCTGCAACAAACCGAAGAATAGACACACGGCAACCAGAGAGATGAAAACACGCGCGGCCTGGGCTGTCCGGCGGCGGGCCGATCTTTGAACATGCTCGATCATGATATGCGCTCCTTTTTTTTAGAAGATTGCTGAGCCGGTTCCTTCAACGGCTCGCGGGGTGCGCTTCGATCAGCGCCGCCGGCGAGTCTGTCTTGATTGCATCAACCCCTAACCGCTGCATCTGCTGAGCGGCTGTTTGCGCGTCAACCGTCCACGCCCAAACCTGCACGCCTATACGGTGTGCCCGCTCGACGAGCTGCCCGGTCACCATCGAATAGGGCACCGAGATCGAATGGGGTTTCAGCGCCAGTGCGCGCTCAAGCGCGGCGGCGGAATCCCCTGTGAAATCGAGCCCCAGCAGCTTGATCTGTAATTTGAGCCGAGGGCCGAGCGCGGCTCGAAGCCTTTGGGCCGAGGCGAGGTCGGGCGGCTCGACGATTATGCGATCAAGATCGCCGACGCCACGCAACACACCAATTACCTCGGTTATCAATTCATCGAGTTGCTTGCATGGCTTGATGTCCAGGTCGATCAGCCCGGCGGGCACTTGATCGAACAGGTCGCCGAGCGTGAGAATCGCGGGGCCGCCGAAATCCTTCTCGGCGCATGCATTCCGTTTCGCTAACAACTCTGAGTAAGTCAGGTCAGAGACCAGCGGTGTGCGGGTGTCGCCCACGAGGTTCTGGACCAGTGCAAGCGTGGTTTCGACAAGCGCCTGGTGGTCACCTGCAACCTGGGGCTCGGATTGAAAAACCTCCAGCAATTCGCTGAGGTCGCAGGTCGCGTCCCGCCGTCCGCTCTCAACGCGCCCGGGCCGGGCGTCGTGGTAAAGCACGAGCTTGTGATCACGGGTTAGCCGCACATCGGTTTCGATTCCGTCAACGCCCAGGCGCAAGGCTCGACGAAAAGCCAACATCGTGTTTTCCGGCGCTTCGGATGCGCCGCCACGGTGAGCGATGATTAACGTCCGCGCGCCGTTCAAGGTCGCACGTCCGCGAGCTGCGCCTTTTCGAGTTGCCGCCGACGGCGTCAGAGCCGCGCATACGATTGGCAACGTAAGGCCAATCACGGCAAGGGTGAGAACGGAGGCGATTCGTGATCGAATTGTTGTACGCACAAGAAGGGTTGTGCGCCGCAAACGGGTCGTTGAATGTCTCATGCCCGGTATCCTTTGCCAGCCGCCCGATTGCGACAAAACGGACCTTCGCCGGCAGCCATTTCGGCATCCCGCTAAGGTAATCGGATTCCGCGGCGCAAACCCGCCATGCGATTTAAAAAAAGTTTGACTTGATGGGTTAACACGGCAGGACGGCCTGGCATTGGCGCTAGACACGCCCGTTCGAGGGTTGTTAGTATGGCCCCACCAGCGAAACGATTGCCGATTCGACTTGCCGGATGAC
Coding sequences:
- a CDS encoding glycerophosphodiester phosphodiesterase family protein; the protein is MSQSGGWQRIPGMRHSTTRLRRTTLLVRTTIRSRIASVLTLAVIGLTLPIVCAALTPSAATRKGAARGRATLNGARTLIIAHRGGASEAPENTMLAFRRALRLGVDGIETDVRLTRDHKLVLYHDARPGRVESGRRDATCDLSELLEVFQSEPQVAGDHQALVETTLALVQNLVGDTRTPLVSDLTYSELLAKRNACAEKDFGGPAILTLGDLFDQVPAGLIDLDIKPCKQLDELITEVIGVLRGVGDLDRIIVEPPDLASAQRLRAALGPRLKLQIKLLGLDFTGDSAAALERALALKPHSISVPYSMVTGQLVERAHRIGVQVWAWTVDAQTAAQQMQRLGVDAIKTDSPAALIEAHPASR